The following are encoded in a window of Halosolutus halophilus genomic DNA:
- a CDS encoding ribbon-helix-helix domain-containing protein — protein MAKDTVRYPDDVVEQIDALVEDGMFESKSEFYRFSAEYVLTLVNADHEVKTFNFDEIKAELDISEEDHGKALGTDGGTFFLDAVITVRKQGLRGNYEAAERFIDTHYDPTDQECIILEELLGTYRDGSA, from the coding sequence ATGGCGAAGGATACCGTCCGGTACCCGGACGACGTGGTCGAGCAGATCGACGCGCTCGTCGAAGACGGTATGTTCGAGAGCAAATCCGAGTTCTATCGGTTCTCCGCGGAGTACGTACTCACTCTGGTCAACGCCGACCACGAGGTGAAGACATTCAACTTCGACGAGATCAAGGCCGAACTCGACATCAGCGAAGAGGACCACGGGAAGGCGCTGGGTACCGACGGTGGCACCTTTTTCCTCGATGCCGTCATCACGGTCCGGAAACAGGGACTTCGGGGCAACTACGAGGCCGCGGAACGGTTCATCGACACCCACTACGATCCGACCGACCAGGAGTGTATCATCCTCGAGGAACTGCTCGGGACGTACCGGGACGGGTCGGCCTGA
- a CDS encoding cobyric acid synthase, translating to MTRTLLVAGTASHVGKSTVAAGLCRHLADRDISVAPFKAQNMSNNARVVVRAGPASNVDGPGADEDATAGRDAAADDRWGEIGVSQFAQARAARLTPTTDCNPVLLKPRGEGESQLVLQGRAHEHVPPGTYYDEYWDDARAAVEESYRRLAADHDVIVAEGAGSIAEINLHDRDLANVELARIADAEILLLVDIERGGAFASLYGTIELLPDDIRERIVGAVVTKFRGDPSLLDSGIEEIESRTGVPILGVLPYDDPGLPEEDSVGLPATGERAVIGEDDRVPADRRVTIAVPRLPRLSNATDLEALAAEPGVSVAYVPVDADVGDPTDRLSNADAVVLPGTKNTVDDLLALRAAGYDDALEAFDGPIVGLCGGYQLLGDRLTNAALEGTGADDVVDGFGLLPVETRFEGEKHLERTTVSVDGSASPLLAGADGTASGYEIHAGRTAALEPVDRPLGDSSAAVGAVLGTYLHGAFDNANVREAFLTAVAASAGVDRPAGGTGDVAARPADETPFDRAATLVREHVDLAALGAPFQ from the coding sequence ATGACACGGACCCTCCTCGTCGCCGGCACTGCGAGTCACGTCGGCAAGTCGACGGTCGCCGCCGGCCTCTGTCGCCACCTGGCCGATCGGGACATCTCGGTCGCCCCGTTCAAGGCACAGAACATGAGTAACAACGCCCGGGTCGTCGTTCGCGCCGGGCCGGCGTCGAACGTGGACGGTCCGGGTGCGGACGAAGACGCGACCGCTGGACGCGACGCCGCGGCCGACGACCGCTGGGGGGAGATAGGAGTCTCACAGTTCGCACAGGCCCGTGCGGCCCGGTTGACGCCGACGACCGATTGCAACCCGGTCCTGCTCAAACCTCGCGGCGAGGGGGAGAGCCAACTGGTGTTGCAGGGGCGGGCCCACGAGCACGTCCCGCCGGGAACCTACTACGACGAGTACTGGGACGACGCGCGAGCGGCGGTCGAGGAGTCCTACCGTCGGCTGGCGGCCGATCACGACGTGATCGTCGCCGAGGGTGCGGGCAGCATCGCGGAGATCAACCTGCACGACCGTGACCTCGCGAACGTCGAACTGGCTCGCATCGCGGACGCCGAGATCCTCCTGCTGGTCGACATCGAGCGGGGCGGCGCGTTCGCGAGCCTCTACGGGACGATCGAACTGCTGCCCGACGATATCCGGGAGCGGATCGTCGGCGCGGTCGTCACGAAGTTCCGCGGCGATCCGTCGCTCCTCGACTCCGGCATCGAGGAGATCGAATCCCGGACCGGCGTCCCGATCCTCGGCGTACTCCCGTACGACGATCCTGGCCTGCCGGAAGAGGACAGCGTCGGCTTGCCCGCGACCGGCGAGAGAGCCGTGATCGGCGAGGACGACCGCGTCCCGGCCGATCGCCGCGTGACGATCGCGGTCCCGCGACTGCCACGTCTCTCGAACGCAACCGATCTCGAGGCACTCGCGGCGGAACCGGGCGTCTCGGTGGCGTACGTGCCGGTCGATGCCGACGTCGGCGACCCGACCGATCGACTCTCGAACGCGGACGCGGTCGTCCTTCCGGGGACGAAGAACACCGTCGACGATCTGCTCGCGCTCCGAGCGGCGGGGTACGACGACGCGCTCGAGGCGTTCGACGGACCGATCGTCGGCCTCTGCGGTGGCTACCAGTTGCTGGGCGATCGGCTCACCAACGCGGCGCTCGAGGGAACCGGGGCCGACGACGTCGTCGACGGGTTCGGCTTGCTGCCGGTCGAGACGCGGTTCGAGGGCGAGAAGCACCTCGAACGGACGACGGTCTCGGTCGACGGTTCGGCTTCGCCGCTACTGGCCGGTGCCGACGGGACTGCCTCGGGATACGAGATCCACGCGGGGCGGACGGCGGCGCTCGAACCCGTCGATCGGCCCCTTGGTGACTCGAGCGCCGCCGTGGGGGCCGTGCTCGGCACCTACCTCCACGGCGCGTTCGACAACGCGAACGTCCGGGAGGCCTTTCTCACCGCCGTCGCCGCGTCGGCGGGCGTCGATCGACCGGCAGGCGGGACCGGCGATGTCGCCGCGAGGCCCGCGGACGAGACGCCGTTCGATCGGGCTGCGACGCTCGTCCGCGAGCACGTCGATCTCGCGGCGCTGGGTGCGCCGTTCCAGTGA
- a CDS encoding ABC transporter ATP-binding protein — protein MGVVNVTGLRKSYGSVNALNGLSFAIDRGELFGFLGPNGAGKTSTIRILTGQIEPDAGAVRVLDTDPTAEPIETRRRVGILPEQGSPPSFLTPREYLAFVGEIRDLEPDRVAQRTDLWAERLGFRNKLDTLNTDLSRGQQQKVMIAQAFVHEPDVVFIDEPLANLDPLVQEQVKEFLVAYAAEDNAVFVSTHDIDVAEEICTRVGIVADGQLVAGRSLEGDADPSLLALFLDRVTDEAARDLPAGPAV, from the coding sequence ATGGGTGTCGTCAACGTGACGGGGCTGCGGAAGTCCTACGGTTCCGTGAACGCGCTGAACGGACTGTCGTTCGCGATCGACCGGGGCGAACTGTTCGGTTTTCTCGGCCCGAACGGGGCCGGAAAGACCTCGACGATCCGGATCCTGACCGGACAGATCGAACCGGATGCGGGAGCGGTTCGGGTGCTCGATACCGATCCGACGGCGGAGCCGATCGAGACGCGCCGCCGGGTCGGCATCTTGCCCGAACAGGGGTCGCCGCCGAGTTTCCTCACGCCACGGGAGTACCTCGCGTTCGTCGGCGAGATCCGCGATCTCGAACCGGATCGGGTGGCCCAACGGACGGACCTGTGGGCGGAACGACTCGGCTTCCGGAACAAACTCGACACGCTCAACACCGACCTCTCCCGGGGCCAACAGCAGAAGGTGATGATCGCACAGGCGTTCGTCCACGAACCCGACGTCGTCTTCATCGACGAACCGCTCGCGAACCTCGATCCGCTCGTCCAGGAACAGGTCAAGGAGTTCCTCGTCGCCTACGCGGCCGAAGATAACGCGGTCTTCGTCTCGACGCACGACATCGACGTCGCCGAGGAGATCTGTACGCGCGTCGGGATCGTCGCAGACGGCCAACTCGTCGCCGGACGATCGCTCGAGGGGGACGCCGACCCGTCGTTGCTGGCACTGTTCCTGGATCGCGTCACCGACGAAGCGGCTCGCGATCTCCCCGCGGGTCCGGCAGTATGA
- a CDS encoding cob(I)yrinic acid a,c-diamide adenosyltransferase, whose protein sequence is MSEDQPPESTIGDTPGEGRSPEAEPIEPAAPDEFGLVQVWWGDGKGKTTATLGLGMRAAGHGYRVHVLQFMKGGASSVDAVRGEYNAIAALPGISYENVGHYGWHGMADGTDEAAHEAEAQAGLERAQELLEAARAADLDEPIPLDADPDAGMHMLVLDEVLYAADRGLVSEADVLDLIDAKPDGLELVLSGSHTDPDYLSEAADLITNVRKEKHPIDEGQRARRGTEF, encoded by the coding sequence ATGAGCGAGGATCAGCCTCCGGAGTCGACGATCGGCGACACGCCCGGCGAGGGTCGATCGCCCGAGGCGGAACCGATCGAACCGGCCGCACCCGACGAGTTCGGCCTCGTTCAGGTGTGGTGGGGCGACGGCAAGGGGAAGACGACGGCGACGCTCGGGCTGGGGATGCGGGCCGCCGGCCACGGTTACCGCGTGCACGTGCTCCAGTTCATGAAAGGCGGCGCGTCGAGCGTCGACGCAGTGCGCGGCGAGTACAACGCGATCGCGGCCCTGCCGGGGATCAGTTACGAGAACGTCGGCCACTACGGCTGGCACGGGATGGCCGACGGGACCGACGAGGCGGCTCACGAGGCGGAGGCCCAGGCCGGCCTCGAGCGCGCCCAGGAGTTGCTCGAGGCGGCCCGGGCGGCGGACCTCGACGAGCCGATCCCGCTCGACGCCGATCCGGACGCGGGAATGCACATGCTCGTGCTCGACGAGGTGCTGTACGCCGCCGATCGGGGGCTCGTCAGCGAGGCCGACGTGCTCGACCTGATCGACGCGAAACCCGACGGGCTGGAACTCGTCCTCTCGGGCAGTCACACCGACCCCGACTACCTCTCGGAGGCCGCGGACCTGATCACGAACGTCCGCAAGGAGAAACACCCGATCGACGAGGGCCAGCGGGCGCGCCGCGGGACGGAGTTCTGA